The DNA segment CTTTACGGGGAGAAGTGGAACACGAAAAAGGAATCAGGAATACGAAACACAACCTTGCAGAGTATAAGGGAAGATTTTTGAACCCAAATATTGCCGGTGAGTATAATCTGGCACTGTGTATGTGGTGTCACACTCAGAATATTGATGTAACTTTCGTCGATGTAGAGTATGGATGGGCTCCAAATAAAGTCGTCGAAAAATTTCCCGTTTACGGACAGACCAAAAAAGGACCTGTTTTAGAAGATATAGCACCTTCTTCAATGGTATGTTTAAGCTGTCATGATGGAGCAAATGCACCTAATATAACTTTTGGAAAATCTTCAAAGGGTACCAGCGTACACAGTCATCCAGTGTTTGTTATTTATCCGAGAGATACTAAATACCTGAGACCATATAACAGCCCGTTAATAGGATGGGAGGGAAGAAAGCACTTTGTTTACGACCTGATAAAAGAGTATAACGGAAGAATTCAGTGTGCGAGCTGCCATGATCCACACTCTCCAAATCCTCTGTTTTTAAGGGCTAAAAATAGAGGAAGTAGACTCTGTCTGGGATGTCATGATTTATAGGAGATTCTTATTTAGCTTATTAATAGGTATTTTTAGCTTTTCCTA comes from the Persephonella hydrogeniphila genome and includes:
- a CDS encoding cytochrome c3 family protein is translated as MLSYFIFLFLSVSAYVYAVEFSEFPLRGEVEHEKGIRNTKHNLAEYKGRFLNPNIAGEYNLALCMWCHTQNIDVTFVDVEYGWAPNKVVEKFPVYGQTKKGPVLEDIAPSSMVCLSCHDGANAPNITFGKSSKGTSVHSHPVFVIYPRDTKYLRPYNSPLIGWEGRKHFVYDLIKEYNGRIQCASCHDPHSPNPLFLRAKNRGSRLCLGCHDL